One region of Mycolicibacterium insubricum genomic DNA includes:
- a CDS encoding fatty-acid--AMP ligase yields MLRERASLQPNDPAFTFIDYDTNWDGVAHELTWAQLYRRVTDLAGVLRNRAQPGDRAAILTPQNLHYLVGFLAALEADLIAVPLSPPASGTADERVLAVLADAQPAVLLTDSATEAAVAAHAAAAPAATIIDVARAEAPTRGSGTRRRRSTQDVAYLQYTSGSTRVPAGVMVSHRNLVANYRQMIRYFFPHHGGVAPADTTVVSWLPFYHDMGLLLGICAPILGGWHTVFTTPLAFLARPSRWLQLLAAHPHALSAAPNFAFDLSAARVGDDELPGCDLSSVLAIMNGAERVLPGSLDRFTRRFAPLGLSAGVIRPSYGLAEATLYVATAAPAAAPTVVHFDPDRLSDGVAERSETGTTLVSYGCPDSPAVRIIDPQTHRECADGEIGEIWVRGDNVCQGYWNKPEETARTFAGVIVEPTSDTPAESWLCTGDLGFLSDGELFIVGRIKDLLIVRGRNHYPDDIEATITAISGCRSVALVVQGADAEELVAIVETKKRGNTEDEIREHLAQIENSVHSAISESHGIAASELVLVSRGAIPLTTSGKIRRQACVERYVSGAFERVR; encoded by the coding sequence GTGCTGCGGGAGCGTGCCAGCCTGCAACCCAATGACCCCGCGTTCACCTTCATCGACTACGACACGAATTGGGACGGCGTCGCCCATGAGCTGACCTGGGCGCAGCTCTATCGCCGAGTGACCGATCTCGCCGGGGTGTTGCGCAACCGCGCCCAACCGGGCGACCGCGCCGCGATCCTCACCCCGCAGAACCTGCACTATCTGGTCGGTTTTCTCGCGGCCCTGGAAGCCGACCTGATCGCGGTACCGCTTTCGCCTCCGGCCTCCGGGACCGCCGACGAGCGGGTGCTCGCAGTCCTCGCCGACGCCCAACCGGCGGTACTGCTGACAGATTCGGCCACGGAAGCGGCCGTCGCCGCGCATGCCGCAGCAGCGCCGGCGGCAACCATCATCGACGTCGCCCGGGCAGAAGCACCGACCCGGGGGTCCGGGACACGCCGCCGCCGATCCACTCAGGACGTGGCCTATCTGCAGTACACCTCGGGATCAACCCGGGTACCGGCCGGCGTCATGGTCTCGCACCGCAACCTGGTAGCCAACTACCGGCAGATGATCCGGTACTTCTTCCCACACCATGGCGGGGTGGCGCCCGCCGACACAACGGTGGTGTCCTGGCTGCCCTTCTACCACGACATGGGCCTGTTACTGGGCATCTGCGCACCGATTCTCGGTGGCTGGCACACGGTATTCACCACCCCTCTGGCGTTCCTGGCCCGTCCGTCCCGCTGGCTGCAGCTGCTTGCCGCCCATCCCCATGCGCTGAGTGCCGCACCGAACTTCGCCTTCGACCTGTCCGCCGCGCGAGTCGGCGACGACGAACTGCCCGGCTGCGATCTGAGTTCGGTGCTGGCCATCATGAACGGTGCCGAAAGGGTGTTGCCCGGCTCGCTGGATCGCTTCACGCGCCGGTTCGCGCCGCTGGGGCTGTCCGCCGGTGTGATCCGCCCGTCCTACGGCTTGGCCGAGGCCACACTGTACGTCGCAACCGCGGCCCCAGCAGCCGCCCCGACCGTCGTGCATTTCGATCCGGACCGGCTCTCCGACGGTGTCGCCGAACGCTCCGAAACCGGAACCACGCTGGTCTCCTACGGTTGCCCGGACTCCCCCGCCGTGCGCATCATCGATCCGCAGACCCATCGGGAGTGCGCCGATGGGGAAATCGGCGAGATCTGGGTTCGCGGCGACAATGTCTGCCAGGGGTACTGGAACAAACCCGAAGAGACCGCTCGCACCTTCGCCGGTGTCATCGTGGAACCGACATCGGATACTCCAGCCGAAAGCTGGCTGTGCACAGGCGATCTCGGGTTCCTTTCCGACGGCGAGCTGTTCATAGTCGGGCGGATCAAGGATCTGCTGATCGTGCGTGGCCGTAACCACTATCCCGACGACATCGAGGCCACGATCACCGCGATCTCCGGCTGCCGGTCGGTGGCGCTCGTGGTGCAGGGCGCCGACGCCGAGGAGCTCGTCGCGATCGTGGAGACCAAGAAGCGCGGCAACACCGAAGATGAGATCCGCGAGCATCTGGCCCAGATCGAGAACTCCGTGCATTCGGCGATCTCGGAGTCGCACGGCATCGCCGCCAGCGAGCTGGTCCTGGTGTCGCGTGGTGCGATCCCGCTGACCACAAGCGGAAAGATCCGCCGGCAGGCGTGCGTCGAACGTTACGTCAGCGGCGCCTTCGAGCGGGTACGGTAG